A single Streptomyces sp. 2114.4 DNA region contains:
- a CDS encoding Lsr2 family protein, which translates to MAQKVITIYTDDLTGEESTEAATHTLSLDGVTYEIDLSPDSYDQLLEAVGPFLKAGRKTGKGRKPRKAAAATEDTAAIRAWAKSSGYNVSDRGRVPAEIREAYQKAK; encoded by the coding sequence ATGGCACAGAAAGTAATCACCATCTACACGGACGACCTCACGGGCGAAGAGTCCACCGAGGCCGCCACGCACACGCTTTCTCTTGACGGTGTGACTTACGAGATCGATCTGAGTCCGGACAGCTACGACCAGCTGCTGGAAGCCGTTGGGCCGTTCTTGAAGGCCGGTCGCAAGACCGGGAAGGGCCGTAAGCCGCGCAAGGCGGCGGCCGCCACTGAGGACACTGCCGCGATCCGGGCCTGGGCCAAGTCGAGCGGCTACAACGTCAGCGACCGCGGGCGGGTGCCCGCTGAGATTCGTGAGGCGTACCAAAAGGCCAAGTGA